The window actttactcttttctcctttcttctctaccaaaccctacgaaagaaggttttctctcaacatttcttccctttcttcctttctcaatctcatcactttctaaTCTCCCCTTGGCTTCCAGTCAAAACCTTCATATTCCCCACCTTCACCATCGCCGCTGTGAAATCCACCTTCCAGAGGCTCCGACTACTCCGATACTGTCTCACCGTCGCTGCCGTCAATGGGTCATCTTCCATCGCACTTAGGTAACATTTTTACTACTACTATTATCGTAACAAACAccctttatttttcttatttttatgcATCTAAAACTACATTCGGGAAGGAAGAGCAAAAGGGATAAATGGCAAAGGCAAAAAGTCATAGTAATGGAGACTGCcttaaaaggaagaaaaatgaatttactTAAGTTTGCCGTAGTACCCATTTCCAAGTATAGAGGAAAAGCACAGGTAGGAAAAGCCGTAGTACCCATTTTCGATTTTCGATTACTACTAACTGATAATAACAAAAACTCTCTTTTGCAACAGATGCTTGGCTACGGATGGGCTGGAATATTTAGAAAAGTCCTTGTGGATTCTCCATACATGTGGTGGCCAGCAAATTTGGTTCAAGTTTCTCTTTTCAGGTTATATATATTTCTCATATGATTTTCTAGTAAaaacttaaataataatatgttATTGTGTTGCAAAATTTAATGTTGAGCATATGAAAATTCAGGGCATTGCATGAGAAAGAGAAGAGGCCAAGAGGAGGACATACAAGGCTCAAAATTCTGCTACCTGTTGGTGTTTATTGAGCTGTGTTGCCTGCTGTTAGGGTGAGTGTGCAGTGACTACGATATGGAGTAGGTGCTACAGTTATAATAGGTAATCTCTACCCATGTACTTTTTTTCTATTTGCCAAATTGTACCGTATTTGATCAATGTTTACTTCAGTTTCTACTATTGAGCCTTCCTAAGCAAAGCTCTTAAGTTAAatagtagtttttttttaatataaactcTTAAGTTATTTTCTTTTACCTTTAGATAACTAAGCAAAGCTCAATCTTGTTTCTTTACACTATATAACTTAAAGTTGCATAAAAACATTAAGATTTAATTCTCATTATTGATTTCATGTTTAAAATCGGCAATTCAATTGAGGTTTACTTCATGGTGGTGTTAGAATCTTGGGTATGGAGCTTCTACTGAGAGGTTAAATTACGTAAAATCTGGTgctttttattgtttaattagaggtttctttatatatatatacactttttAGTCTAAGGGTGTTTTGGTGTTTTATTTTGACTAAGTTATATTATGCTATTTTTCTTAcgttgaaaaatttataataatactagTCATTTATGTCATTATTATTTATGTCAACTTTGCACCAACCGATTAAAAAGTTGTGTTAATCTGTTGTTGTTGCTCAAGTAGGTTGAACCATTTGATTATTTGAAAGTTGTTGCTCTAAAGTCTTGCAATTCAGACACTACAATTCCCTTAATTCATTCATTTATCTACGGAAGATGGTTCATTTCCTCTTCCTTCATTTTTTGGAATACTAAAATGTGAGCGTTTAACAAATTCTTAAAATGGAGCTTCCCATTCAACTCAGTATTGGGTGTTAGTTTCCAGGTATGTATAGGTACTTTAGCCATTGATGGTAAGGATTTTTTTGGCTGGGGGATAGTGCTTCTTCTTCCATCTTTCCTCATCTCTATCACTTATCTTCATTGAGAAACTGCCTCGTCTTCCGTTTCTTAGTTTGGTTTGAGAACTCCGTGCCTTTCTCCTTTGTGTTCCGTCGTCATTTGTCCAATAGGAAACCATAGAGATTATCTCCCTTCTTTCTTTATTAGAAGTGTGCACTTGTCGGGTGGGGAGGAGGGGTGTTCGCATTTGGAGTCTGAATCCTAGTGAAGGGTTTTCTTGTAAATCTttcttcaaattgttattaaattgCCTCCCCCATTGGGCAGTGTGTTCGATGTGATTTGGAGGATTAAGATTCCTAACAAAGTCAAGTTGTTCATTTGTCTAGTCTTGTTTGGTTGTGTGAAAACTATTGATAGGCTTTTTAGGAGAAGAACTTCGCTTTTGTGTCCTTTTGCTGTATTCTTTGTCCGAAGGCAAAGGAGGATGTGGGTCATTTCCTTTTGGACTACTGGTATTCGAGGATTTCATGGAGCTTCTTCCTGCAGGACTTTGATTTTAGATTTGTTGGGTAGATATGTGTCTGTTCGATGATCAAGGAGTTTCTCCTTCATTTGAGAAAGGCCTTCTTTTTGTGGTGTGTTAGAGTATGTGCGATTGTTTGGGATATTTATGGTAGAAAGGACCAGGAACCTTGTGAAGTTTGATCTTTAgtgaaatatataattaaatgaGACTAATGTGAGGGAactcctttttttatttaaaaaaaacatttgatgTCAATTACATTTAGGTAAAGCTAGGCCTTAGAGAAAAAATATGATTCAGGTAATTTTCAAAATGATTGAAATGTATTTTGTAGATTAAAGTTGTTTGAACTGGAGGTTATATTCATTCTTATACAAGAGTTTTATTTGTGCAGGTATGACTGATTCAACATGAGCATTAAAATTTATAGTTATGGGTAAGTTGTTCAATCTGAACTATTACATTGGAACCTGGCTAGCTAGGAGCTAGTTATAGGTGTTGTggaatagaaaaagaaaagcaagaTAGTTTGTTTTTTAGATAATCTTGCTACATTTTTTCATGcttttttctataaatatttattcTAAGCAAGATAGTTTGTTTTTGAGATAATCTTGAATTAGTTTATGGCTTTTGATTGTGGATATTAAATTCTAGAAATGCTCATCAAGTAATCTGAGTGATTTCTTTTGTTTAATATCTGGACCAAAGGAAAATAATCTGAGTGATTTCTTTTGTTTAATGCAATTTggtctaaaatttaaattaaacaaaacaataaCTGTTTGCTTATGTCAATTGTGTGtgaaaatatcattttatcaCCTACTAAAAAGTTCAATAACCAAATGAAAGTCGTCTTGCCACGTTGTTTGAACTCCCTTGCCATATTCTACTGTCTCTATCGAGATACAAGAAATGGATCTCAAGCTAGTAGGACGCTCACTCTTCTGTCTTGGGTTGGTGCTGTGATTAGTAGCTGGTGCAATTTCATAACTGTCTTGTATGTTGGTAAGTGTTTATAGATTTTGCTTCTCAAAACATTtacatctttaatttctttgatgATATCATTTACCTATAACCACTAAAGAGATTTAGAGTGTTTTTGGTTGATTAGATATTTGAtatcatttagatatttgtacaaTAGTGTTCTTTGAGCGTTCCGATATTATATGTAGATAACAATTGTTTTTGTCGTGCTTGATTGAATGTAGATAACTGTATATTTTTCCAGGTCATTTTCTACTAGAGGAGGATGATAAGTTTCTAGATAAGGTTTGAGCTACAGTTCAGGAAGAGGAATGTCAAGCCCTTGCTGCATTTGGTGCCTGTTTCCAATATTAATAAttgtttgaagaagcattttcgagacctttaaaatgtcgtgatctttgaatttatataattctgtttggttgcagttaattttacaagcgtgttttcattgttggtggaatcagacttgaataatatgggatttatgtgctttaagatatgaatgggatttattgttgctttaagatatgaatgggatttatgtgcaagtgctaatagcattttcattgttggtggaatcagacttgaataatatggtttcctacggaatgtgacttgtagtttcaagtttgtagttaatttcacttgttggattcaatgttggtttataaaaaatggacaataatacaacaattaaataaatataaatttctaaaaatggacaaaaacaagcctttgatgtcggttttaaactgatattattggcctctttaatgtcggttttaaaacgacatcatagcccaatcgacattaaagggcttcaataacactatcaaagatgtcggtttaaaaccgacattaaagccaaaccgacattaaagggcttcaataacaccaccaaagatgtcggttgaaaaccgacattaaaggcctttaatgtcgtttttaaaccgacattaaagaggtctttaatgtcgtttttaaaccgacattaaagtccaaccgacattaaaggcctttaataacgctcgcaaagatgtcggttgtcaagtgacattaaagccctttaatgtcggttttaaaccgacattaaaggtcaaatttcttgtagtgataacATCATATTTGTGGACTGAGACATTTCATCCTCCCTTTTAGAGAAAGGAAATAGCTGATGCTTGATTATCATAATGACAATGGCGGTAGATCATACTCATTGAAAAGCTTTCTTGCAATAAGGTCACGAGAAACCTACCATTTTTTCTTCGTATGTGTagataatattttattaaatattattgtaCTCGGAAATTTTAATCTGAATATTGGAATCTAATTTTGTCCCATTTCTTACTCTTGTTCGATTTGAGCTGCACAAACAATTTTCTCATTATTTGGTTGAGTTTTTTTCCAGGAAGAAAAAACCCGACCTGACCCAATCCATTTCGATCCGCATTCAGGTCGGGTTGGTCTCTGTTAATAAATGAACCGCACATTTCGATTCAGGTTGGATTTGAAGAAAAATCGACCCAACCCGACCCAATTACACCCCTACGAAATAACATTACAAAGTAAAGAACATGCGTATTAACTAGGTTTATACTTAGGTACGTTTAAAATAAATGCAAATAAATTACTGAACTTACCTGTAGAACACCCTTGACCACTTCGATATACTATGGTAGAACATCAGCCCACTTAAGACAGTAGACTGGAAATATAtctcacacacacacatacacacattAATGGTGTTGCTGAACCGAACAGCATGTGGAGAGATTGGTTTCATCGCTCATGGAACGATGGTAATTAAAATCTTGCCATGCTTTGTACCTCTCCAATTCCAAGTTTTAGAACTGTTGACGTCTTATAGGAGTCGAAGAGGATTGAGGTCCATctcattaagaaaacaaaatactaTCAGAAACAAAACTACTCTATATGTTCGTAATTTTCATCAAAGTAATGAGACTAACGGAAAGTGTCATCCACCCATGACGATCCTCCCGCGTTATTCACTGCGTTGCCGAACTCGAGAAACAAAGCATCTGTCTGCTTGAAACCGTTGGGGATGATATAGTACCTATGGacataaaactaaaataaattaaacaaatgAGAGTACCTCAAActgaatatataaaaaaaacaaaatatgtgGATACATGATTCATCATTATTATTCGTCATCTCTTGATCCACTTTGATGTGCtaattgttcatcatcatcgtcTATGAAGTTGTCAACAACATGACGCACAACTGGTCTTACCACCACTGCAGGATCAACATCAAATCTAAATAGAGTATCATCCTCAATGTGTTCATCAACACGATGTCTGTCAACGATTTCCAGCACATTCAATTACTCATTTTCAACATCCTCCACTTTGGGCATGTATTATATACGTTTATTTTGGATCACTTGAACAACTTTTCAATTGATACCATTTTTTGGATTCTTGAGGTAAAGTACTAGATGTGCTTGAGTCACGAGAATGACCGGTTCCTTGACGCACCAAAAAATGCGACGTGTTGATTGATTTATAGCCTAATTCTTTTTATGTCTTATGGCTTTTGTTGTTTTCAGCGTCAAACCACCTACACTTAAATAGTCAAACATGTCATCCCAACAGATATTAAAAGTCTCACACTTCAtctaaaatatcataaaaattaTTGTCGACACTTCCACTGCCACTGTTTTCATCGATTACTATGACTAATTTACTAATTAAACTAAAtattagtgggaaatgtggcagctcATAATGAatttagaagccactaattctattaatggttaatggattaattaggtgttgagttttcattaaataaattgcatgcagaatttttctatataaacttctcattttaGAAGGAGAGAAGGATGAATTTATTCATGTTCCCagtaaatataattttaaacgctaattacactaattacattggataattaaaaaattacattattattCTTCAAAGTTTCATCCATATTTAAAAGACCCCATTATCCATaaaaacaaattacaaaataacaaagaaaaataaaaatctatAATAATTTATTACATTCATTACCAAAATGGCCTACTCTAATCTCATTATTTCTTTCCTTACACTCCTTACTTTTGTTTCACATGTTGCATCGATTGACATCATTTCTACCGTTTGTCTGAAAATGACGAATCCGTCATTTTGTTCAAGCGTATTGAAATTTATAGATATAACTGATTTAAAAGGATTGGACGTATATACCCTAAACCTTGCTTATAGCAATGCAGCCAAATCTATGGCCCTAGCTAGCTAAGTCATTAGCGATAACCGTCACTAATATAATCCTCAACTTAAGCAACAATATTCGTCATGTATTACGAGCTTTGATGAAGCTCTTGTTGACATTTAAACCACACAAAAAGTTTTGACGATTGGTGACTTTAACGTTGTTAATATTGCAACTTATAAGGCTATGACAGAGATTGATGATTGTCAAGATAAGTTCAAGCAACCACCGACTGACACATTGATGCTTTTGAAGAATAGCAAGACTTTGAATGATATATGCAACATTATCTTGGTTAAATCTAATCTTctttaaaaacaataaacaatgtGATAAAAACTTATACTTGAAAATTGTCATTGaacaataattaatatatatgaaGTTTGATATTTAAACTCACAATATTATGTAGATAGAGATTAAATATTGAACTGAAAAATTGGATAATTAACAAGAATGTTCATTTTTAGAAGAAAATCGGACTATTTACTAATCACTTAAAAGAGTATTTTAactaattttctaaaataaaataaaaaataaaaatgaatttttcgaaaaacatttttttaagtCAATCCAAGCGAATCAATAACTCTAAACTAGACAAAAAATTGGAGTGTTTGGTAATCACTTGAAAGTGTATTTTagctaattttttaaaataaattaaaaataaaaatgaatttttcgaaaaacatttttttaagtCAATGATTCTAAAGTAGGAACgttagattttcttttcttaaataatcttaaaaaatttACTTTCTCTTGTGTATGATAATGATTTCTCTCAACACACTTGACCaccatattatatatataacaaaacaaattttCCTCGATATAAAGGGATCTCTTTAAATCAAGGATTGATTCTATATTCACGTGGAGTAGTAactttatcttcttttctttcagACAAATCTGAAGGCATGTTTGAAATGAATCgagaaaaaattgttttctaaaaaatgtattttcatttaaacattttttttaaaagctctttgaaaaaaaatgtgtgtttggcaattttgttatatatatatatttgtccgTGGACATTTTGATAGAAGTTCAACAACGATCATTGAGGATGGTGGTTTGAGGTGGTTGGGAACATTCACCGTAAAATGATAATCAGAAGTTGGTGACAATGGTCATTGGAAGTCAAACAATggcaattacaaaaaaaaatagtcgTTGGCAGTTGGTCTATAACAGACAGAAAAAGGATTGTCAAAAGTTGACTGGTAATAGTTGCCATAAAACAATTAACAAAAATAAGCTAACaatggttaaaaaaaaaaaaaaagagggaaccattaaacacaaaaatttatttttctaaaagttggtTTTAGGTGAAACACCTAAAACCACATTATTCTATAAATTCattctttcaaaatttattttagatGGTTGTCAAACATATAATATGTTTTCCAAAACAacttatttcttaatttaatcaCTTGAGAATACAATCCAAACACATCTTAATACCCTAACAATTGAGTGGCTTCTATTGAGAGTGATAATCAATTTTGTTATGATTTTGGACGCATCATGAACTAATTCAAACTAATAGTTTTACAAATAATGGATTCAAACCAATGTCCAATAAAGAAGGAttgattttttctaaaataaaaaaataaaaaacatataaaCATCATAATAATTGAcatttttttctaaacaaaGAAAATTTATGCACCATTATTATTAAAATACGAAAAGATACATACTATCATAGAGTTTACTTTTAAGGttatacatattttttaaaaaagaaaacccattatttaaaaaactcttttgataaaaaaaagttttttttttttatattttttataggATAGTATACAATATTAGAAAATCAAGATAAAACCAATCCAAACCGATAGTTTTACAAAAAGAAGATATTTAAACCGAATGTCCAGTAAATAGCAAAAACCAATTCATCGGTTTTTATTTGATTGGATTTATTATCGGTTTGTTTCTCAATTTTTGGTATAttcgtttttcttttccaatttttttctttttatttctacttttgtTTTAAATTGGTTACTTTTATcaactttaaattaaaattagatttatttccttttttctaCATATtgaaatgttatatttttttgttggatcttttcaaaaatataaaaaaagagcCAAATATTTACATTCcagaacaattccaaaactgAAAAAAGCGCAGAGGcccactgtgtaaaataccaaaaatgtcccgtcaataatgtgcgcgtaatatatttgcaatcgtttagatttggttatcgatcgtttagata is drawn from Cucumis melo cultivar AY chromosome 11, USDA_Cmelo_AY_1.0, whole genome shotgun sequence and contains these coding sequences:
- the LOC127144069 gene encoding oligopeptide transporter 5-like, coding for MHLKLHSGRKSKRDKWQRQKVIVMETALKGRKMNLLKFAVVPISKYRGKAQMLGYGWAGIFRKVLVDSPYMWWPANLVQVSLFRALHEKEKRPRGGHTRLKILLPVGVY